From the Prosthecochloris marina genome, the window AATAGCGGCAGCCATACCGGTCCCTTCGGCAACAATCGGCTCAAGGTACTCATCGATCAGATAGCGTGCAGTTTCCTGTTTGACGACCCTGCCCCCTTTCGCCGGACGGGTCTCATGCACAACGCTTCCCTGAGCATCCAGCATCCGGTTAACAACAAAGGGCCGCATCGCGACTCCGCCATTGGCAATCGCTGCATATGATTGCAGAACCTGAAGAGGCGTTGCCGTAAAGCCATAGCCATAACCCATCCAGGGCAGGGTCGTTTTATCCCAATCCTGGGGTTTTCTCAGAAGACCTTTTACCTCCCCTATGAGATCAAGCCCGGTCCTTTCACCGAAGCCGAAACGCTTGACATAATCGTAAAAGGTTTCCTGCCCGAGTTCCATCGCAGTTTTTGCCGCAATGACATTGCTCGAATGCACCATTGCTTCACGAAAAGTCATGCGCTCGAACTTTTCGTGATCTCGTATGACGCGCCGCTGCACCACATAGGAACCATTGTGAGCATCGAGCGTATCGTTCGCCGTCCGGTGGAGTATTTCAGTGGCTGCGGCAGCCATAACGATTTTAACCGTCGATCCCGGCTCGAAAGCATCGGTTATGGCCCTGTTTCTTGCTTTTTCAGGACGATAGTTACGCCGGTTGTTCATATTGAACACAGGATAATTGGCCATGGCAAGTATTTCTCCCGTTTCAACATCCATGACAACCCCTATTGCAGCTTTCGCTTTATGCCGGATCGCCGCGTTGCGCAGCTCGTCTTCAACAATAGCCTGTATGTCGGCATCAATTGTCAATTGAATACTCAACCCTTCATGCGCATCGATCTGTTCTTCCCCTGCAGCCAGAAACCGTTCCCCGATAGCGGATCTTTGAAAAACCTTTATGCCGTCCTGCCCTTTCAGCTCATCATGAAACCTCTTTTCGAGACCGCTGATCCCCCGGTTATCCCTGTCGGTCAGCCCGATAACCTGTGAGGCGATGTTGAGGTAGTAACGATGCTGCTCCTTTTCGTAACCCACTCCAGGGATTTTCGCCTCCATGAGTTTTTCGGCTTTTGCGATCGGCACCGATCGTTCCATCCAGACAAAACGGCTCTTTTTACGAAGCTTCCTGGCATAGTAACTTTTACTTTTGCCGAAATGACTCGCAAAGATCGAAGCAACCTCTGAAACATTGTTCACCGTATCCTTCTTTCCATTTATCCTGACAGGTGTGTTCCGGACAAGATAGGGGTCTGCCTTGAAAGAAACCTTTTGAACACTTTCAGCAAGCAGTCTTCCCGAACGGTCGATAATCCGTCCTCTTTTCGCCTGCTCGACGACCTCCCGCTCATGCTGTCTGGTAGCCATGGTTTTGTATTTCTGAACGTCGACCACCTGAACACTCAACAGTCTGACAACAATGAATCCCGCCAGCAAAGCAAACAGGAAGGCAACCATCCCGAGACGCCATCCAAACTCTTTGCCCGATGCACTGCCGGACCGACCAGCATCATCTAGTCTGTTCATAGTACCATTCCGCCTCCCATCATTTCGTCCCAATGTTCACCGCAGGAGTCATTCTGGCTCTCAGCCCCATCTTTTCCGCTTTTTCAGAAATGTTGTGAATGGCTGCAAGCTCCTGTAATTCAAGCTCGAAGGCCGCATTGATGCTCTTGTTGACCCCAATACGTTCACGCAGGCGTTCATTTTCCCTCGACAGAGAATTTATGGTCAGAAGATTATTGATATAGACAACCAGAAGCACGGTTCCCGCAATAATGAAAGCAAAGGTACGCAAGCGAAGAATAGAACCAAAATTGAAATGCTTTCGAGCCGGACGCTTTATGCCCGGGGCGGTTTTTGCTCGATGCCATGAAGACCACTTATGAGCATTTTTGCGGAGCAAGCCATATTTCTCCCGTATATCTATGAAAGCCGAAGACCGTGGGCGCAGCTTCAGCAAAGCTCCCTTCATCATGGAAAGAACATGCTCAAAAGAAACCTGTTGTTCCACACTGTATTTCACCTTATCCTCCAGACTGTTCCTTTTTTTCTACAACCCTCAGTTTCGCACTTCTCGCCCGGGGGTTCTCTCTTACCTCATCATCCGACGCGACTTCCGGCCTACCCGTGACAACCCGGAACTCCGCTCTTCGCAAGGGTTCCTTCAGCCCGACTCCTTTCGGCCCCCAGTCGTCAGCCGCAATCTTCCTGAAAAACCGTTTAACCATCCTGTCTTCAAGCGAGTGGTAACTGATCACTCCCATTCTACCCTGCGGCCCAAGCATCCCGACGCCGTCTCTCAATACATCCTCAAGCGCACCAAGCTCATCGTTCACTGCGATCCTCAATGCTTGAAAAACCCTCGCAAGAGACTTTACCTGCTGATCGGAACCCCTGACGACGTTCCTGACTACCGCTGCAAGCTCCTCCGTATCCGTTATCTCGCCCCTTTCCTTTCGCCATGAACATATGGCACGGGCAATTCTTCGACTCTTTTGCTCCTCGCCGAACCTGAAAAAAATATCGGCCAGATTCCTCTCATCAAAGCCGTTGACAATATCCGATGCCGAGAGACCGCCCTGCGGTCTCATACGCATGTCAAGTGGACCCCGGCGAAGATAGCTGAATCCCCGTTCCGGAGTGTCTATCTGAAAGGAAGAAACCCCGAGATCAAACAACATTCCTGCAACCCGCATGCCATCGAGCTGGCGCGCCCTGACACCATTTACGATAGAAACCACATCTCGAAAATTTCCCTGTACAAACGCTGTTTTTTCGCGAAAGGACATCAGTTTTTTTTCGGTTTCTTCGATTGCGAAGCTATCCTGGTCAATTCCTATGAGGAAAGAGTGCTTTTCAAACCCCTTATCCTGCAACGCCTGTAAAATCGCCAGCGAATGCCCTCCGCCACCAAGAGTTCCATCGACATATATCCCTTCGCGCCTGACCAGCTGTGCCACCACTTCACGCACCATCACCGGACGGTGATATGCTTCTTTGCTCATAAAGCCTAAAAATATCTGCCTGCCAGCACCTGAAATCTTGAACCGTTTTCCCTGAGCACAGCCGACAGTTTTTCCGGAGACCAGAGAATCATTTTTACATTGGCTCCTATAATAACCACCTCTTTCGTTATACCTGCATGCTGCATGAAATCTTTCGGAAGGGCAACCCTGCCCTGCCTATCCATCTCGACGCTGTCGAGACTTTCATACATGAGGGTTTTCAGCATTCTTTCGTCTGGATTGAAATCTGACAGTGCCGAAAGGCTTTTCTCTTTTTCCGCCCAGATTTCAGGTTCGTAGAGCTCCAATGAACCATCCATGGCCTTCATAACGTAAAGAACAGCAGCCGGTGAAGCTGTTTTTTTCGAGCTCTCCTGAACTTGTTCGAGGCGCCTTCTGAATCTCGCCGGAATCATAAGACGGCCTTTCTCGTCCATGGAATGCTGTTCTTTTCCGATAAAACCCGCCATATCAGACACCTTTTCACCCAATATTTCCCACTCTCCACCACTTTAAATGTATAAAAAAGCCGTGTGGAAAAAAATATTGAACCACATATTGTGAAAACCCTGTACTACCGCAACCCCTCCTGCAAAGTGAGTCCTATCGCAACAACTTTTTCTTATTATATATATAAGAGGTTGGCTTCCGGGTCCCGGGGCACCAAGGCAGAAACGAAAAGCATGAAAAGGCTTACCCCAACTATCGGGTATACAATGCAAAGCTTGAGCGATTGTCATGGCAACTGTTTTTCGAGAGTATATCGTTGACGGCTATAACCTGCTGCACAAGCTTTTTCCAGAAAAAGAACAACGCACTTTGCAGGAAAAACGTGAAAGAGCAGAAACCATGCTCCTCGGATTCCAGCGGTCGACAAGAGCGAAGGTTACGGTAGTCTACGACGGTCGGCACGCTCGTGGTGCATTCAGAGATGCCGGTGCTCTGAACAGGGTTTTCACATCGTCCGGCTGTTCAGCCGATGACTGGATCGTTGATTATCTGAAATCTTTGGGAAGCAAAGCTCAAATGTTTACTATAGTTTCTTCCGATCGTTTTATCTGTCGCCATGCAACAGCAAACGGAGCGTCGTACATGCTCTCGGAAAATTTCATCGACACGTATTTGTGCGGCACCAAAAGGCATGAAAGAAAAGATGAAACCGTTATGAACCGGAAAAAATACAGTAACATCCGACTCACCCAGAAGGAAGTGGATCACTGGCTGGAGCTTTTCAGCAAAACGAAAGAATAAAAGGAATCCCGAAAGATCCACCTTATTTTAATTATTTTACCTGTTACAAGTCTTCACACTCAAGATCGAAAGCACTATGTCTAACAGTACCGCCAATAAAGATAATCACTGGCTGGAGCTAGAAGAGTGGCGAAAAAAAATTGACGCCATCGACCACCAACTCTCAAACCTGCTCTGTGAAAGGCTCAATTGCGCCCAGAATATCAGCTCTCTCAAGCAGCAAATCGGCGAAGAAGTGCTTCAGCCCGCAAGAGAAAAAAAGGTCCTCACCAATGTGCTCAATCAAGCCGATTCGGAGTTGAAAGCCGGAGCACTGAAAAAAATCTACAAATGCATCATTGAAGAGACAAGGCTGTTTCAGCATGAATGGAAAAACGAACAACAACCGCTTTCTTCCAGATAACCTCTCGGGGCAGTTTCATGCGTGACACACTCACAAGCCGTTTTTTCTTTTTCATTTCAAGCATTATTACCCTTTCCTTGTTGTTTCTTGCTGCATTCTTTTTTCTGCCCGGCTGGAATACATCCGAAAAAGAAGTACAGCAAGAAAAAATAGTAGTGCATAGAGGGGCAAGCCTTCGCTCGATCATCGCAACCATTGCCGACAAAGAAGTTGTCCGGAACGAAAGGCCACTGCTCATTACGGCCTGGCTGTTCCCTGAACTCCGCCAGATCAAACCTGGACGTTACACAATCCCACCGGGTCTTTCCAACTACGGACTCCTCTCATATCTGCATCACCATCCGCAGGACGAAGAGCGGGTACTCATACCGGAAGGATTACGCGAGGAAAGAATCGCAGGAATCATCGCCTCGCAGCTCGATATCGATTCACTTTCTTTCATGAACAGTTCAAGAGACAAAGCACTGCTTGAAGAACTCGGAATCGAAGCCGGTTCATTCGAAGGGTACTATTTCCCCGGAACCTATAATTTCCCTTGGGCAAGCACTTCTCAAGAGGTTATCCGCTTCCTTGTGGGACGTTTCCGAGCATTTTATACTGACAGCCTTCGAACTCTTGCAACCAAAAGAGGCTTTGATGAACTGGAGCTACTCACCCTGGCATCCATCGTCGAGGCCGAAACGCCATTGGATGAAGAAAAGCCGCTCATTGCAGGAGTCTATCTGAACAGGCTGAAAAAAAATATGAAGCTCCAGGCCGATCCAACGGTGCAGTACGCGCTTGGCAGAAAACCCGGCAGGCTGCTCTACAAGGATCTCACTGTCGATTCTCCCTATAACACCTATAAATACAAGGGGCTTCCCCCCGCACCGATCTGCAGCCCTGGCGCCTTGTCAATCCTGGCAGTCCTGGAACCGGCAGAAACCGAATACATTTACTTTGTTGCAACCGGAAACGGAGGTCACTATTTTGCAAAAACTGCTGCCGAGCATGCAAAAAACGTAAGAAAGTACCGTGCCAGTCGTAGATGAACCTGCCACCTACTGTAAAACAGCAGCATACATTATGTATATTTCAAAAAAACCTTTTAACCCTTCAAATTGAAACCCGGAACAATGGAAAAAAAGACCTTGTCTGATATTTCATGTAAAGGCCGCAGAGTACTCATGCGCGTTGATTTCAATGTACCGCTCGATGATCAAGCAAACATAACGAACGACAAACGCATTGTAGAAGCACTTCCATCGATAAAAACAATAATGGAGTCCGGCGGAAGGCTTATACTCATGTCGCATCTAGGCCGCCCAAAAGGCAAGGTCGTGCCGGAACTCTCACTGACGCCTGTAGCTAAAAGACTTTCCGAACTGCTCGACGCCCCGGTCGTCATGGCCGGAGACTGTATCGGTACCGAAGCCATGCAGCAGGCACTGGCTCTCCAGGATGGCGAAATCATGCTGCTTGAAAACCTGAGGTTCCATCCTGAAGAAGAAAAAAACGAACCTGAATTTGCCCGTGAACTGGCATCGATGGGAGAAATTTATGTCAATGATGCGTTTGGAACGGCACACCGTGCCCATGCCTCGACCGAAGGAATCTGTCACTACGTCCAACCATCGGTTGCAGGCTACCTTATCGAAAAAGAGCTGAAATATCTCGGACAGGCACTCAACGCTCCGGAACGTCCGTTTCTCGCCATTCTTGGGGGAGCGAAGATTTCAGGAAAAATCGATGTGCTTGAAAACCTTTTCGATAAAGTCGATACGGTGCTTATCGGCGGGGCGATGATCTTCACCTTTTTCAAGGCCCAGGGATACAACATCGGAAAATCATTGGTTGAAGAAGACAAGGTAGAGCTTGCGGGGCACTTGCTCCAAACAGCGCGGGATAACAACATCAGGATGCTGCTTCCCGGAGATGTTGTTGCGGCGACGGAGTTTTCCGCCGATGCCGAAACCCTCACCGTTCCTATTGACGGCATTCCCGACAATATGATGGGACTGGACATCGGACCGCAAACCATCGACACTTATTCACGGGAGATTCTTCAGGCGAAAACCGTCATCTGGAACGGACCGATGGGCGTCTTCGAGATCGAGAAATTTGCAAAAGGCACCATAGCTATCGCACAGGCACTTGCCGACGCAACCGCGAAAGGCACCATTTCCATCGTGGGAGGAGGCGATTCCGCAGCCGCCGTTATGAAAGCAGGACTTGCATCCGGCATAACCCACATATCAACCGGCGGGGGAGCGAGTCTTGAGTTCCTGGAAGGAAAAATTCTTCCCGGCATAGCAGCGCTGAACGATTAACAATTCGCCTGCATTAGGATCAGCTGTACCCCCTTGTAAGAGTAAACATGAAAACCAAGAGTTGAACTTGTACTGAATGAATAATTATAATCAACCATACAGCCCGGGTGGGTTCCAGGTAATGCCCCCGGCAATAAAGACCATTATCCTCATAAACGTTGCCATATTTTTCCTGGAGTTCTCACCTATCATCGGCAATATTTTGAAGTATTTCGGCCCGTTATG encodes:
- a CDS encoding penicillin-binding transpeptidase domain-containing protein — protein: MNRLDDAGRSGSASGKEFGWRLGMVAFLFALLAGFIVVRLLSVQVVDVQKYKTMATRQHEREVVEQAKRGRIIDRSGRLLAESVQKVSFKADPYLVRNTPVRINGKKDTVNNVSEVASIFASHFGKSKSYYARKLRKKSRFVWMERSVPIAKAEKLMEAKIPGVGYEKEQHRYYLNIASQVIGLTDRDNRGISGLEKRFHDELKGQDGIKVFQRSAIGERFLAAGEEQIDAHEGLSIQLTIDADIQAIVEDELRNAAIRHKAKAAIGVVMDVETGEILAMANYPVFNMNNRRNYRPEKARNRAITDAFEPGSTVKIVMAAAATEILHRTANDTLDAHNGSYVVQRRVIRDHEKFERMTFREAMVHSSNVIAAKTAMELGQETFYDYVKRFGFGERTGLDLIGEVKGLLRKPQDWDKTTLPWMGYGYGFTATPLQVLQSYAAIANGGVAMRPFVVNRMLDAQGSVVHETRPAKGGRVVKQETARYLIDEYLEPIVAEGTGMAAAIPGVSVAGKTGTAQKLKNGSYHKGGYVASFVGMFPADKPKVAAIVVVDEPKPEYYASMVAAPVFSRIGKRMIAVSEPLKKKLAMTSPAEEVLDSLEAVAVPKLVGLQGRDARKLLEWTELVMEYDGRLKDIVIGQQVAPGTMVVPGSAVRVTLGAWGEEQAYNQTGMQ
- the rsmH gene encoding 16S rRNA (cytosine(1402)-N(4))-methyltransferase RsmH; the encoded protein is MSKEAYHRPVMVREVVAQLVRREGIYVDGTLGGGGHSLAILQALQDKGFEKHSFLIGIDQDSFAIEETEKKLMSFREKTAFVQGNFRDVVSIVNGVRARQLDGMRVAGMLFDLGVSSFQIDTPERGFSYLRRGPLDMRMRPQGGLSASDIVNGFDERNLADIFFRFGEEQKSRRIARAICSWRKERGEITDTEELAAVVRNVVRGSDQQVKSLARVFQALRIAVNDELGALEDVLRDGVGMLGPQGRMGVISYHSLEDRMVKRFFRKIAADDWGPKGVGLKEPLRRAEFRVVTGRPEVASDDEVRENPRARSAKLRVVEKKEQSGG
- the mraZ gene encoding division/cell wall cluster transcriptional repressor MraZ; protein product: MAGFIGKEQHSMDEKGRLMIPARFRRRLEQVQESSKKTASPAAVLYVMKAMDGSLELYEPEIWAEKEKSLSALSDFNPDERMLKTLMYESLDSVEMDRQGRVALPKDFMQHAGITKEVVIIGANVKMILWSPEKLSAVLRENGSRFQVLAGRYF
- a CDS encoding NYN domain-containing protein; the encoded protein is MATVFREYIVDGYNLLHKLFPEKEQRTLQEKRERAETMLLGFQRSTRAKVTVVYDGRHARGAFRDAGALNRVFTSSGCSADDWIVDYLKSLGSKAQMFTIVSSDRFICRHATANGASYMLSENFIDTYLCGTKRHERKDETVMNRKKYSNIRLTQKEVDHWLELFSKTKE
- a CDS encoding chorismate mutase, whose translation is MSNSTANKDNHWLELEEWRKKIDAIDHQLSNLLCERLNCAQNISSLKQQIGEEVLQPAREKKVLTNVLNQADSELKAGALKKIYKCIIEETRLFQHEWKNEQQPLSSR
- the mltG gene encoding endolytic transglycosylase MltG, translating into MRDTLTSRFFFFISSIITLSLLFLAAFFFLPGWNTSEKEVQQEKIVVHRGASLRSIIATIADKEVVRNERPLLITAWLFPELRQIKPGRYTIPPGLSNYGLLSYLHHHPQDEERVLIPEGLREERIAGIIASQLDIDSLSFMNSSRDKALLEELGIEAGSFEGYYFPGTYNFPWASTSQEVIRFLVGRFRAFYTDSLRTLATKRGFDELELLTLASIVEAETPLDEEKPLIAGVYLNRLKKNMKLQADPTVQYALGRKPGRLLYKDLTVDSPYNTYKYKGLPPAPICSPGALSILAVLEPAETEYIYFVATGNGGHYFAKTAAEHAKNVRKYRASRR
- a CDS encoding phosphoglycerate kinase produces the protein MEKKTLSDISCKGRRVLMRVDFNVPLDDQANITNDKRIVEALPSIKTIMESGGRLILMSHLGRPKGKVVPELSLTPVAKRLSELLDAPVVMAGDCIGTEAMQQALALQDGEIMLLENLRFHPEEEKNEPEFARELASMGEIYVNDAFGTAHRAHASTEGICHYVQPSVAGYLIEKELKYLGQALNAPERPFLAILGGAKISGKIDVLENLFDKVDTVLIGGAMIFTFFKAQGYNIGKSLVEEDKVELAGHLLQTARDNNIRMLLPGDVVAATEFSADAETLTVPIDGIPDNMMGLDIGPQTIDTYSREILQAKTVIWNGPMGVFEIEKFAKGTIAIAQALADATAKGTISIVGGGDSAAAVMKAGLASGITHISTGGGASLEFLEGKILPGIAALND